One genomic window of Glycine soja cultivar W05 chromosome 9, ASM419377v2, whole genome shotgun sequence includes the following:
- the LOC114367941 gene encoding protease Do-like 10, mitochondrial, translating to MGSFVRIARNLLWSSFCSQSLSKNVSQQLFTSSASVFKSYKFRYGRTPVRKHREANATHTTAVELAFNSVVKIFTVSCSPNYLLPWQNKSQRETMGSGFVILGRKILTNAHVVADHSFVLVRKHGCPTKYRAEVKAVGHECDLAILVIENKEFWDGMNPLELGDVPFLQEAVAVVGYPQGGDNISVTKGVVSRVEPTQYVHGASQLMAIQIDAAINPGNSGGPAIMGSKVAGVAFQNLSGAENIGYIIPVPVIEHFISGVEENGKYIGFCSLGLSCQTTENVHLRNHFSMLPDMTGVLVSKINPLSDAYKVLKKDDIILSFDGVPIANDGTVPFRNRERITFDHLVSMKKTNEKALVRILRDGQEQELSIILQPIQPLVPVHQFDKLPSYYIFAGLVFIPLTQPYLHEYGEDWYNTSPRRLCERALRELPKKANQQLVILSQVLMDDINAGYERLAELQVLKVNETEIDNLEHLRQLVESCNTEFLRLDLEDDRVIVLNYGTAKIATSRILKRHRIPSSMSVDLLDTE from the exons ATGGGTTCATTTGTCCGCATAGCTCGAAACCTTTTATGGTCTTCCTTTTGTTCGCAGTCATTGTCGAAGAATGTCAGCCAACAATTATTTACGTCTTCGGCGTCTGTGTTCAAAAGTTACAAGTTCAGGTATGGGAGAACGCCGGTTAGGAAGCATCGTGAGGCCAACGCCACGCATACTACAGCGGTCGAGCTTGCATTCAATTCTGTAGTCAAAATTTTCACTGTTTCCTGCAGTCCCAACTACTTACTTCCTTGGCAGAACAAGTCCCAGCGGGAAACAATGGGTTCTG GGTTTGTAATTCTCGGTAGAAAGATTCTTACAAATGCTCATGTGGTAGCTGATCATTCTTTTGTACTTGTAAGGAAGCATGGTTGTCCCACCAAATATAGAGCAGAAGTCAAAGCTGTTGGTCATGAATGTGACTTAGCTATATTGGTTATTGAGAACAAAGAGTTTTGGGATGGTATGAATCCCTTGGAACTTGGAGATGTCCCATTTCTACAAGAAGCTGTTGCTGTTGTGGGATATCCTCAAG GTGGTGACAACATTTCAGTTACTAAAGGAGTTGTTTCCAGGGTTGAACCCACACAGTATGTTCATGGTGCATCACAGCTGATGGCAATACAGATTGATGCAGCCATAAATCCAGGGAACAGTGGTGGCCCTGCAATTATGGGCAGCAAGGTTGCTGGAGTAGCATTCCAAAATCTTTCAGGTGCCGAGAATATAGG TTACATTATACCTGTACCTGTAATAGAGCATTTTATATCTGGTGtagaagaaaatggaaaatatatTGGATTTTGCTCTCTGGGTTTGTCATGCCAGACTACTGAAAATGTGCACCTCAGAAACCATTTTAGCATGCTACCTGACATGACTGGGGTGCTTGTAAGCAAAATTAATCCACTTTCAGATGCATACAAGGTTTTGAAGAAAGATGATATTATACTTTCATTTGATGGTGTGCCTATAGCAAATGATGGGACAG TTCCTTTTCGAAACAGAGAACGGATAACATTTGATCACTTGGTGTCTATGAAGAAAACTAATGAAAAAGCATTAGTCAGAATTCTGCGGGATGGCCAAGAGCAGGAGCTTAGTATCATTCTCCAACCT ATCCAACCCTTAGTTCCAGTTCATCAGTTCGATAAACTTCCAAGTTATTACATTTTTGCTGGTCTGGTATTCATTCCACTCACTCAGCCATACCTTCATGAGTATGGGGAGGACTGGTATAATACTTCACCTCGTCGTTTGTGTGAACGGGCACTGCGGGAATTGCCAAAGAAAGCAAATCAACAACTTGTTATCCTATCTCAG GTCCTGATGGATGATATCAATGCTGGATATGAGCGTCTCGCAGAATTACAG GTTTTGAAGGTCAATGAAACGGAAATTGACAACCTAGAACACTTACGCCAACTTGTTGAAAGCTGTAACACAGAATTCTTGCGGCTTGATTTGGAGGATGATCGAGTTATTGTCTTGAACTATGGAACGGCAAAAATTGCGACTTCTAGAATTTTGAAGCGTCACAGAATACCTTCATCAATGTCCGTTGATCTTCTTGATAcagaataa